In Alnus glutinosa chromosome 7, dhAlnGlut1.1, whole genome shotgun sequence, the sequence acaaaactaaaccctaatttgaactatttggtttaattatatatatagcaccaaatttgtttaattatgcatatagtacaatatgtaaattaggttagggtttacgtacttattagtatactatatatatataaataaggaacctaaaaagcATAAATTTCAAGTATATAATTTACATATAccatatagcatatagctttcaaacctaattttatgtgtataagctatgtacaccgtattttcacatatttgtatggttaataagataaggattttttttttttctttttcaaaaaattaacacaacacaatttttttttttaatatatatttggaaaaaaataacagtttgacacgtgtaataatacacgtgtccaattggacgcgtgtatttcatacgcgtgtccaaattggacgcgtgtatttaatacgcatgtccaattggacacgtgtattaaatacacgcgtccaattgtgaaGATGGTATAATTAGACACATGTCTCATAAGACaagtgtcaaattggacgcgtgtctacagtaactggtactgtagacacgcgtccaattgtcagtatttttgtagtgcacGTTGGATCTGCAAATGTCATGAAAGACATGGTAGCATATGCACATCATAAGGTATATTGcctgttattttaaaaaaataaaataaaaaaataagtaagttttttttttttcaaatttatagtaatatttttgtcttattttaaaaaattagggttatttttgtcttttcgcTTGCCTTTGGGGAAACATTgacaaatttttaataatttgaaagaacattgtttcacttgaaaatttagggagaatatttttaattaagtgaTAGTTTAAAGATGTTATATATAGActtctccaaaattttaaacACTACTCACAATATTACATGCACCATCATTGAGATAAGTTATTGATagtattattctcttttttagatttttttttattttttattttttaattcactCCTTTTTAGACTCTTAATGATATAACGGgtctattttaaaatatattaaatcatatacatcattttttttttttaatttagcaCATGCATCGGACGGGTGTTTGGCTAACTTACATGCATATCTATAATTTTATCCATATGGATATGATAcatgatacaaaaaaaaaaataaatacagattgactatatatataatttttattttaaatttgggcCTCGTTTGATTTGcgaaatgactatttcattaggaaaaagaatagttattcttagGAATAAAAGGTAGTGGAATGAAATAGTTTttcttaatctttagtttggtaacaactcatatattttaattggaaacaatcaaaattacaaaaaaaaaaactctgcattatatctatatttttttaaaaaaaaaatcttacattatatatataaactatagGGTGGCCGTCCACCCACCCACAAAATAGCCAGGGGGTAGCCGCACCACCTCTGAAACGCCTCGGGGGTTCACCCCGAGGCgttccgggggtggtgcgaTGGCAACCACCCTCAGCGCCATATGTGGCCGGCTGACCACATTAAGGGGGGGTTGGggtttcctttaaaaaaaaaaaaaaaaaaaaaaaaaaaaaaaaaaaaaaaaaaaaaaaattgaaagaaaaaaaaataataagagtggattttttggggaaaatctagtctattcccattggaatagctattcctcttatttttttagaggaatagctattcctctttgtaaatgaatatatattccAATGAGAATAAATATTCTAAGGGATAAACCCCTACCAACCAAATATAGGAATGAATATTCTGGAGGtttattccgcaaaccaaacgatgCCTAAccactaggaaaaaaaaaaaaaaaaaaaaaaattcctaactgGCATATAATATTCCTACCTATATTACAGTCTTACTAAATCGTGTGAATACTGCAAACAATTATCCCATGTAATcataagaatatatattatgtttagaTTAGGACATGTACGTACTTTTGTAACGACATATATATGATTCTGATTACATATCATCTTTTAGATTTACTTGtttgatatattatatatcttCATCTACtatatttgtatcattttcaTTTACTCCAATTCTCTTCTAAATAGGAGTCATTTGTAATGTAAATAATTAATCAACCTAGCTATAAGAGCGAAAATATAGTCATATTAATTGGAGTACTATTCCTTAGTAGTGAACGTGTGTCTCTAACACCAAACCCACCACCCATAAATCACTAAACCCTATTTTCTTTACTTTCCATTTAATTATAAGTTTCTTCAGTTACAAGCAACCAATTACCAAAGAATCTGGACCGGCCTCTTCAGTCTTGTTGCCAAAGCTCTTGATTTGTCTGTATCATACCATCCACGATCTTCCCTGTCTTTATTGCCAAAGCTCTTGATGTGTTATATTCTGaccaaataaattaatataaatagtGAAATTAATACACAATTAAGAAATATACCAGGTTTGTACAATATAATGCCggccatgcatatatatataaaaataggcATCCAATATGTCCCACGTACGTCCTCTCCAAATTAATGCCGGCCATTTGATCTCTTCCTTTGTCTCTCTTGCTCCAAGCTATCACTTGTATTActatcgagagagagagagagagagagagcatcagCCATGGAGGAAGCTAGGAGGGTGGAAGAAGGGTTTGCTCACGTACCACCTTCGAAGAAAGAAGATGATCATGACAAGGCTGATGTCATTGAAAAGGTAGATAGAAGCGGGGGTGGAGATTGCATAGACCATGGGAAGGACGATAGGAACGACCCAGTGGTAGATGAACAGCCAACTGATCATCAACAAAAGGGGGAAGAGCAGAAGAGCAAGAGGGTTGCAACCTTGGACGCATTCAGAGGCCTTACCATAGTGGTTAGTATAGACTAACACGGACTATAAATTTTACACTACATGTCAAATTAATTGTGGCAAAAAAAATTCGTTTCATCTAACTTTTTAGAGTGTTTTTTGCGTTTTGATTATATTAAAAAGAGTTTTCTTGATATGACATGACATTTTTTGTATTtagagttgtttgttaatacttttgttttttattaaaaaaaaaaaatcccaaaaaacatTGTGTATGGAACCAGAATTTGAGATAAGAGGggacaaaacttaaaaaataagatttttagggtaaaaaaaaattaattttagggGGAACGaactcataaaataaataaataaataaataaaaattatagatatttttaaattttttaaaggtttttaaaaaattttgggaGACTACTATACTGCAAGACCAAGGGCAGTTCCACCCCTGCCTATCTCACCCACATTTTATTGGATTGTTGTGGCGATGTCCATCAACTTTTaaactttatattttaacaattgTTGATTCAAGGGCCGATAATAACGGTATGATAGGGATATATATTATgatatttagcattactctaatttCAAATTATCTGATTAATTAGATAGAAAGGAACTTGATTAAGGGGACTTGATTTTTTAGGCCCCATGGAAATTAAAAGTGATCGATGGGTTATGTTATAATATATCTAACCAATATTAGGATTAATGTGTGCAGCTGATGGTATTGGTAGACGATGCTGGGGGAGTGTATCCACGTATTGATCACTCCCCATGGAATGGATGCACGTTGGCGGACTTTGTGATGcccttttttctcttcattgtaGGCGTCGCTATCGCCCTCGCTCTCAAGGTACaacttttccatttcttttagcTTTGATAGCGtatggaaaaataataataataataataatttttttttttttttatgcatacaaacaagaaaatgaaaaaaaaataaaacaatgctatatattgCAGTTTTATTCCACAAGTATTCTATAATATTGACATGCACGGTAGACTCAagtaatcctttttttttttaaaaaaaaaaaaaataatgattgatttaataGTTAATTAGTTGATACTTCCACATTAGCATTAATAGATAATTATGatgtaaaaatgtaatttctagcattaatcaaatagaaaaaaaaaatattataacaaaagaatgagattattttttaaaaacgaaacTATAAGAACCAATTGGTTAGCACCATCAAATAAATGGATACGATAAGGGTCAGCCTCACAAATAAATTCGATCCGTTCTTCTAACACGACTCTAGGGGATCcgaatttttagtaattttctgTCAATTTTCCTAGCAATTCGAACAGAAAATGTAAGAGAACTCCTATGAGGCCCACCTGCCTTATTAAGTGGGCAGGCTGCCCAAGACCTATTCGAATAGGTAGATCACATTTGCTTCTCAAATTGTAAGCAATCCAAACAACAAAACTATATATTGAGAATTTATATCTCCTTTAGGGCACCCATCATTTACTTATTGCTATTGGCTTGTCCATTCTAAGGGTGTCTCTTTACTAGTAATCTTGGTCTTGATATTGCAGAGAGTACCTAATATCAAGGATGCAATTAAAAAGATCTTTCTTAGGACATTGAAGCTTCTCTTTTGGGGAATTCTTTTGCAAGGTACGTGATAATGCCATTTAACAACAGAGTCATGTTACACGTCAATCTCCGGCTCATCTTTTACTCATCCCATTTTTaaatctaccattaaatttgaaaatttgctATACGAAAATGTACAGCAAATGAGAAGAGGATGGatgtttatcatttttctttttggtggctGTATTGATTATCTCACCATAGGAGGATACTCTCATGCACCTAATGATCTGATTTATGGAATTGACATGAAGAAAGTCCGATGGTGTGGCATCCTCCAGGTCTTTCCTTTGACCCTGTCGTTTCTATATACTCCATAAatgaaagcatatatatatatatatatatatatatatatatatatgacatttttatagattgaattgaagtttatatatataaatctaatGTTTATGAATACTGAATAATTAATGATGATGCACTCATGGTGCTATAATCACATCCACTCTCAATTACAATAACATTTATgttacattttaattttaatgtcCAATATCTATCATGGATTAAGTTATAAGAACATGGGTTTAAATCCTATAtctattgaaaaataaagaaaaaacttcacttaccttCAAACTGTCAAAGGTTTTgcaattataattttgaattatcaaaatttgcaaTATCGAGTTTCCCATCATCaacttcttttaatttcactctTACTGTTAAGATTTTACGTTAAATCAAACAGCAAACAAGTGAATGTTTTTATACCTtgtataatttataaaaatacaattttgccattgaaaaagaaaaagtaaagaaaaaaaaaatttaaaattaaaacatgagtattttgagtattttaacattctccgttaggatttaacagaaaatattAACGGATACATGAAATTAAAAGGGGCTGATAATTAGGAACCCGacattacaaattttaatttgataattCAATATTAACATTGCAAAACCCTTAACTGTTCAGAAATAATTGAGTtttccacatatatatatatatatatatatatatatatatatatatatatatatatataataagttaTGAAAATGTCTTATGCTAACCATGActattttcttgtgttttttttttttttttttttctaattattttcttgtGCATGTTAATTAGCAGAGAATAGCTCTGGCATACTTTGTTGTAGCCTTAATAGAGACCCTGACAACCAAGCGCAGACCAACTGTCCTAGACTCTGGACACCTCTCCATTTTTACTGCATATCGATGGCAATGGTAATTAAGACACAAGctcaattaattaaacaatctcAAATTTACCATCTGAAACCGTAATACGAGGTTCTTAATTTGTAATGATTTGATTTTGGTATATGATTTATCCATGATCGATCTAGGATTGGAGGGTTCGTTGCCTTTCTCATTTACATCATCACGACATATTCACTACATGTTCCAGATTGGAGTTTCGTGTTACACAACCAGGATCCACCAAGAAGATACACAGTATGTGCATGGCAGATATGTATTCAAATATAAATTTCTTTCGAATTGTGTCGTACGTATGAGATCGACTCAGTCTCTAAAAGTGttgtgttctttaaatatatgaaaaacaaatatttttttagcaatattattaaaaaaaaaaaatgtaattctcaCATGATTAGTGTTAGGAACCTTGTGTCCCACATGGGTTAATTAAGTCTAATCTTAATCgatcatgtgtatatatatatataagcttttcGATCGGCACTCTCTAGATCTTTTTGCAAGCGATTGTCAATGCTGAGTTCTACCcaatatttgtaatatttggtatcaaagctagtCATTGGAGGCTTTGGAGCTGCCAATAGTGATATGTTACGATCGATCCTTGTGACCTACCTGGCCGGGTTAAGTTTCATATTAACCATGTGTACGTTTAACGATGAATTCTACCTAATATTTACATCAATAAAAAACACATATATGGTACTTTTTAGAGACGGAATTGAAGAAAAGTTGGTAGgaaatttctttcatttgtaATAAGATATatagtgcattttttttattttttattttctgttacTATACTCTTAAATTGCATCCGAGGAAACTGACAAATATTGGCCAAATTTGAGGTCAAATGTGGGATGAGAGGACACCTAGGACCTGCATGTAACGCCGTTGGATATGTGGATCGACAAGTCTGGGGCATCAATCATCTCTATTCATATCCTGTTTGGATACGCTTGAAGGTTTGTTCTAACACTAGGACAGAATTTAGCTCCTATATATCTTTCTCCTCctcgatcttcttcttccctaaaACTGCAATGCATTTGTTGTTCTATATATTGATCTTTCTTGACAAACTCGTAGGTTTGCAAACTTGGGAACGATGCTCCAAGTTGGTGCCTTGCTCCATTTGAACCTGAAGGGCTCCTAAGGTTTGCTGATTTATCAACACATGAAAAGCTAtaagaagaaaactttatttaatttaCCCCTCGAAGTGTAACGGGTTTTGCAATCGTAAccttaaattatcaaaattttgaatgtCGGTATTTCATGTTtcagttccttttaattttacgCTTACAGTTAGAGTTTATGGTTAAATCAAACGGTTAACAGGTAAAATGTACGTTTGTTATAtctttgtaaaattttaaaaaatacaacttaccctaattaatttaaaaaaaaaaaataacaaaaaaaaattaaaaaaaaaaaactggacaTGACCCACAGCATGGCCGTGGTTCACCAGACCTACAACTGGCCTTGGGTCAGccagagaatttttttttattttttatttttgtaattttgattttaaagaCATGAGCATTTTGACATTTACAGTTAagttttaacagaaaatcctaacgaaaTAGTGAAATTAAAAGTGGTTAAAACATACGATACCGACGTTGCAATTTTTTATAA encodes:
- the LOC133873309 gene encoding uncharacterized protein LOC133873309 translates to MEEARRVEEGFAHVPPSKKEDDHDKADVIEKVDRSGGGDCIDHGKDDRNDPVVDEQPTDHQQKGEEQKSKRVATLDAFRGLTIVLMVLVDDAGGVYPRIDHSPWNGCTLADFVMPFFLFIVGVAIALALKRVPNIKDAIKKIFLRTLKLLFWGILLQGGYSHAPNDLIYGIDMKKVRWCGILQRIALAYFVVALIETLTTKRRPTVLDSGHLSIFTAYRWQWIGGFVAFLIYIITTYSLHVPDWSFVLHNQDPPRRYTVKCGMRGHLGPACNAVGYVDRQVWGINHLYSYPVWIRLKVCKLGNDAPSWCLAPFEPEGLLSSISAILSGTIGIHYGHVLIHFKGHSERLKQWVSMGFVLLVLAIILHFTDAIPMNKQLHSFSYVCFTAGAAGIVFSGFYILIDVWGLRTPFLFLEWIGMNAMLVFVMAAQGIFAAFVNGWYYETQDKTLVHWIQEHVFINVWHSERLGTLLYVIFAEITFWAVVAGILHKLGIYWKL